The DNA segment cctaacaaagctcgggaaatcaaggaatcaagtggcacctagtatggatcactatgttaaacaatcggatcctaaatcggaagataggatagaatgaagttctataaatcaaatgagtattgcaactcatatggcatgatttaatagacctaacattctgatttggaaggtctacctaagtgcttttgacccgtttcgacccattatggtagtataagccactataatgcgtcgtttgcgtaaaactatgttcggatggttaattatgtgctatgtcaagtcttacatgcccaattatccttatacatgttactaaatcagattatatgtcgaaaatatgttcacataatcaaaatacggattttagcttcaaaagggcattttggtcatttcctatgggcatacaagctaactagcatacgactaaccaatcctatgtgatcataaggtataacctcagtggttattccctatgcaactatgatcactaactaagcttggtcggatcttaaagatcgaccaaatgggtcgggttcgaaaggctaagcggttgtttagaccgcttaccttgcgaccctaaacaagcactaatctaatagtgtcgagttaaacatgtcaaaacatgtctaacctactgatttggtatcaaaacaaagcgttttgataccctaaagtagttctgttgcaaaatgcgtgctaaaacgcattttgaccgaaactttgactcgacactacaactagttaacgtggtaatcagcggctataatcacgaaggattataactatcgtgattacaatcacgtttcaaagttcaattgaactttgacttgaccaattgatggtcaaaaccgaaagtcaaactgttggccaaacgtttgactttctgcactacataaggaaaaagcaataaaaagaatgaaagaatgctcactaagggtccttgctatcttttcaacaaagaagacaaagtcccaaatgcttgagagagctcccaagtcagatgtgaagaagagaaaatgagaatgagcaatgaaACAATGAGAGGAGtaggctatttatagttgtggtgaggctctaggatcattccaagtggtttgtttagccattaagcaagaaATCTTGACCCTCcaattgtcacaagcaggtacaaagccttggtgaccacttaaacttgcttaacacaccaagaatttaccaaaacagcccctgaatttgcaaactgttgctgaaaacagactttctgcccagatgtgatcgtcacgtagcgcgacggcataggcagaggatggtcgcgctacgctaccatgtgtctgattcagcaagtttcaaataattacagttttggtccctgcacgtgtttaaagcctttttcgatgcgtttaaaccctgttaacctcatttcaaggctctaaaatgaagttaaagtataggggactcaaaacatgctcaaaaatatctcggatgtcggttcgtttgatcgtacaatcgcgtcgttcggttaattacgacggaagtcgtaacgaacgcaaaatcgatccaaattaagcgacgaatggaatttttgcatgccgatcactaaaataaaaatattttagtgtgtacaaaaattttggatgtccagatgtggtcagaatgtaagatatgtgcgaaaatgcaaacttatgccatttttgacacttttagtccctgtaagatcatataagcatgttttcgcacaccgaacctatcaaagcttatttctaagctatgtttaggttatatatggtatgtttagcttatgatcaagttccggactattcgttaccttacgaatcggtatagtttcgcagtttgacgcaaatagtccctgcgatcgaataaacttgttttcgccgtaccaaaccttccaaaacttatttctaagttatgtaaaggtcatttaaggtatgttaagcctatttcactattccggtgtgtttgttgcgctaaaactgactacgtttacgcaccagtgcgcatataactttccagaaagcgatttaaagctcggaattgaacaagaattgatatgtgcaaaggatacacatatttatacaaatcccaggtatgaaacacaatgtttcataggtttggcatttgtttggtgttcgtggtgacacaggtgtcacaaccgACCAGTACCGAGTCGTAccataccaggtatattcggtaccggtacccacttttggggatttcgatAACGGTATTTTCattaccggttggtaccgagctcatcaaatcctgtagcaataCAAGTAACTGCACCGTTTaaattacttttcatacacacagtaagtaaactgtatttcgtttgaatggggttttatatacacaacaactattttgctttattttttttttctttttctgtaatgaatgaattgtaacatgtaaattaacttggatatttagattattgataaAAAATTTTTATCAAATCCTATAATCAAATCGGTATCGTATttgtaccaaatttactatacaaaatcattttcggtaccaatttggtacccaccttttggcgttttcagaatcgttactttcggttcgacaccgatCTAGccccatacctgtatttattgatttttaccttcaaataccatactgtatcgtaccgagcattttcggtgccggtacctaatttcaaTGATTTTCCGGACcggtactttcggtgccgttaccggtaccgagctcatccatattttaacgtgttagcaccgtaataaccgaactgaaaacaaccgaatttccaacgtgtaggacgtgtgggtcctattattatatattatgttattGAAAATCGttttttaggacggagtgactatccttttcacgacatttttatttatgtttccatattcggtatctgcttgccgttacTGACACACGTTTTGCAGTTattgggtccccgccgcaacgcgcggatgAAAAATCAACTAGTTGAATTAAATTAAAACCCCACTTACACTCGTAACTTTATGTCTATCAAATCGTTTTCTCTAAGTTTAACTTAACTATAATGTATGGTTTAGTTAAATACTCGTTAACATCTACAAAATAGAAATATGACATGAATTAATAcggtttcatcaaaataaaatatgagCGTATCTAAAATGCATCGATTAGCAGCGATGCTATGTTTTTGTCAATGTCGTTTTGAAATACAATAAAAGCTCTATAAATTAATACTAAATAGATTAATAACCTCAATATATTTATAATTTGTCCGGTTTCAACTTGGGACCAGTACAAAATTGAACCCCAATCGATAAAACAATAAGataataactttttttaaatcCCGGTGTCTATATATTGGTCCCAACaaaattataaattaataattattatttacctatatattaaaaactgaaTTGAATGAACAATGTTCAATGAATATATATAGTAATAAAATAGAAATGAATGAATAGTAACATGAGTAACGAATGAGCAAATGGTATTGTGTACCGGTACCAgtatcaaatttatcaaaccaggtgtattttcggtgccggttcggcaccggtattcatcggtttttaccctcaaataccgttGTCGTACCAGTACTGACCGGTACCGagccgtaccgtaccaggtatattcggtaccggtacccacttttggggatttcggtaacagTATTTCGGTACCGCTGGTAcggagctcatcaaatcctgtagcaatgcaagtaattgcaccgtttagattaaaTTTCATACAATAGAAttgaatgaatagtaacatcactAAGGAATGaacaaatggtatcgggtaccggtaccggtattaaatttaccaaaccgggtatATTTTCGGTGTCGATTCAGCACCGATATTCATCGGTTTTTACCCTAAATACCAGcgtcgtaccagtaccgaccgctACCGagccgtaccgtaccaggtatattcggtaccggtacccacttttggggatttcggtaacgttattttcggtaccggttggtaccgagctcatcaaatcctgtagtaATGCAAGTAATTACACCGTTTaaattacttttcatacacacagtaagactgtatttcgtttgaatgaggttttatatacataacaactattttgctttattttttgtctttttttctgtaatgaatgaattgtagcatgtaaattaacttggatatttagattattgataagcaaatcgtatcaaatcctataatcaaaccggtatcgtatctctactaaatttactataccaaatcattttcggtaccaatttggtacccaccttttggcgttttcagaatcgttactttctgttcgacaccggtctagcaccatacctgcatttattgatttttaccttcaaataccatactgtATCGTatcgagcattttcggtgccgatacctaatttcgatgatttttcggatcggtactttcggtgccaatgaggtagtggtggagtggttggggaaagaattggtgttccttgtgacccaggttcgaTTCCCACTCTCCTCactattttctgcggcatccaggtgaagagcgaatacgggtggcgccggtttgacttggatgggaggcgaggtttttTTACTGATTATTGTACTGTCGTgtcttcgggcgggtggaggtcagGTTTCCGCACATAtagggagagccaaggggcttgCGGCGGTCAAGTAGTCGACCTTGGACACAACGCCTggtgtcacggtggttggcaCGTCATTCCTTGCCGTTAAAAAAACACATATTAGTTAAGAAATATAAATGTTGGTTAACTGAGTTATTTATTCACATATTAGGGGTAGGATTTATGCCTGAACCCGAACAATGTTGATACCCAAACCTGAATACAGTTCATGGATCAGTAATTGGGTAGGTTTAGGGAGAATCAGGTTAACCCGATTAACCGTACCGTTAGTTATTTCTCATAGTGTTTTCCTTTGCTTTTCAACATTCATGTGTTTCGAGCATATTTTGGTTGATGAAGTCATTCTTATCAAGAATGATTGTAAGATTCATATGTCGTGGAATCACCAATTTGACTACGATACAAAAATTAGGTTGTGTGGGAGTGAAAACGATGAACaattgttagtgcacctacgtctgctgactacgtcttctaTCAAGTCTTGAAAGTTGAACAGATCAAACATGGCACAGAATCCTAGAATAGCATGTTTGTATAGGAATCGCTTATGTGTACACATCTAgggtcgcttttgtgtcataggatgttaggatcgcttatatgatcATATGCTGGATCGCTTTTTAGTCATGTTACTGGATCGCTCATAcgtgcatgtatgtatgagcgAACCTGAATCTCTATATATAGGACATATGAGCGATCTCACATCAGATAGTTAAGGgtgtattgttccggtactctgccgaagtgctgtctgatcgtgtAATCTTTCAAgatatcaatacaacagcaagtttaaagtgtatacagcttcaatagcaccgaattattagtttccgcctcttaatttgGACACGAACTTCTCTGAATCttcaagatggtattgtggatcatgaatcggcatctttctaaatctgtgtttgaaaagttgcaggacttgccggaactcccaggtgtgtaagcgaggagtaggaatctgcaccttgagaattcaaccaaaagatggtaattggttgaaaaacaggtttgataagCTTAATTGCTAAATCTACAAGTGATTGTGTGTTTGTGGTTGTTATAAATGGTTCAGAACGAGAAccagttgatcttacaagtgattaaatcagggtcattaaattggacttgatttaattatcattcaagattttggtaaacaaagtgatgatgtGAACCCCATtgttttacaaaaggtaaaagaaactaaacttattttccggaaaaaccattctgattaaaacaaacttgagtgttttgaaatcattatgggaaaatagtttgttgtgagggggagttctgattgtttaagccaaacggatggagaattgaagtatttcgatatcagttgtcatgttctgtacagtttgttttcaattttctttagatgtatttgaattttaaggggagtaagaatttttagaaaatccaaaaacatcagaaaatttggaaaagacaaaaacatgataaaattgaaaaatgagtatttgttgcataaaagaggaaatgatagtacattagtgaactatcacagcacgctaaagaattgtaaagtcaaaatgtgataaacaatcttactgtggatgtgtcagtagattttcgcacatttagtaaattgaaacgagatataaacctaaatcaaacttacttaattcgtgggtaactattcttggatatatgggtaacccccgaaatcttgtttgaaaggtcccgtattctgagatactaggtctttatactcagtgatatctggggtattattccgggacttctgctgtatggaaatactgacatagtccccgaataatactttctgcaaaaagctttgaaacataagcgccaccctcagcaaactgattaaacaataaaattggtaatctttgctgttgtaaaaaagatcctctaaaggggacccaccaaaagtcgagccgtcatctctctgctgaacggaagttctgacctgagctctcacggtttcgcatctacctctttacagatatcatctgtggtatactcacctgtaagactgaatatttgggatctggatacgggagtatattcaagtggagtgatacacaattaagtttaagtctctaaaacattaatatcgtatctcgaatcaattgaaatctgtgtgaaaatttaagtggacaaacatactgacaatataggtaaattgtttagaacataatgtgtaatcaagcttaatggtgttagtgatatgtttcataactgatatgatcctcttgcacaaactcacaaaaatattgtctgtaaatatttcatctctgcatttacttttattcaaatatccaaaaagattttgagtgtgttttagcataactttttgaaaaatcaaaaagattttcgacaactggtgttgagatgctgattttcaaaattcaaagtgctaaacttgaagaactggtttggggaatGTTTGTGTGTAGATGGCAAAGTTGTTTTGATAAAAACCGGAAatattcttgaatgcaaaattattactgttttggttcaacatagtttctaaattgttgaaaatttttatctttgtagaaacttatggttgggtagagattgtgcaggtattaAAAAGCCAGGTTACAATCTTGAACTTGATGGGAGCCTGTTAACGATCTCAGAAAcagtgaaagtttgaattccagactacgatcccagttatgtgagagggggagtctgaagacaccgagtcAACATTCAAATAGAGAAGAGTTTGTTAATGATGGagatagagaacgaggattcGTGGAACGACAAAATATTTCAGatgcagattgtcgactgatgaagattgtagatagaCATGTGCAAATGCAGACTGGAAtgatctatgaagacaattatgaagactccgtcaacatccgagggggagtttgttagtgcacctacgtctgctgactacgtcttctaTCAAGTCTTGAAAGTTGAACAGATCAAACATGGCACAGAATCCTAGAATAGCATGTTTGTATAGGAATCGCTTATGTGTACACATCTAgggtcgcttttgtgtcatagGATGTCAGGATCGCTTATATGATCATATGCTGGATCGCTTTTTAGTCATGTTACTGGATCGCTCATACGTGcatgtacgtatgagcgaacCTGAATCTCTATATATAGGACATATGAGCGATCTCACATCAGATAGTTAAGGgtgtattgttccggtactctgccgaagtgctgtctgatcgtgtAATCTTTCAAgatatcaatacaacagcaagtttaaagtgtatacagcttcaatagcaccgaattattagtttccgcctcttaattcggacacgaacttctctgaacgactcaaacaggtcaacGAACGATCCTACAACAATTATGGGAATCACCAACATGGTTACGAATTAAACCCAAACTGAATTAATCTGAACCTGATTAATCCGGGCTTTAAATGGGTCGGTTATCAGGTAAGTTTTTTCCATCCAAAAACTCGAATAACCTGAAATCTGATTAAAAAACCCAACTATACCCCTATCACACATAACCATACTTCTTAAAATCTGAACTATTGGTTGCACAATTgattaagggcatgtttggctaagctttttgaaacaacttattgacttattggctttttgaaaagttgtaagctctaaaatgatgtttggcaataagagtgtatgtgaggggaaaaaaccaataagtcaataagtcattccatactgacttttccaaaaagtcaataagttgtttaaAAAAGCTTAGTCAAACATGCCCTAAGTTGAGTTTTGTTGGTTATTCCGTTTTCCTGCTTcaaaaaaatggttaaaactgTAAATATCGTAAAGAAGTGAGACAAAACTATCAAAACTAAAACTGTTGTGGTCTGAATCGATAAACAAAAACCAAGAGGAAAACCATAACCAAAGTGTTCCTAAAACCCTAAAAGAAACTGGAAACCCTAAGATCTCCGTCACTCGCCTCTCTTTCAGGTAGAGTATTTCGAGATCAAAATCAATTTCTAGATTCTTCTCAATAACATTTTTGCTAATCATTGATCCGATTTTTTCAGGTTTACTGTAGAATTCTTTGTTTTTGCGCATTCAACAATGGCTGCCAACAACAATACGCCGACTGCATTAGACAAGGAACAGGTAATTTTGTATGTTTAGTTTCAAATTTGAGCATTGAATGGTTTAGATCTGTGAGAATTTATGCGCCGTTGATTTTGTAAGGCTACTGTTTGCTTAGAACAAGTTAGGGCTAGGGTTTTGGGACGATGAACTAATTATAGACTGATTGTGTTTTGGTATATTTGTTTATGAAGTTGGTTTAATGTTTGGTTTGTAGATCTTTGGAATGGCAGAGAAGGAGATGGAGTACAGGGTTGAATTGTTTAACAAGTAAGTTGTTATGCATACTgtacttgttagatgatgttatCGATTGATACGATAATGTTTTTCTTTCAATAGGTAGTGATCTTATATTTTGAGTTAAGATACAATGTGGTCGTCACACTTGTGTTTGATAACTGTAGGCTAAGCAGTCAATAGCGGTGCTATAGCGGTTAGCGGACTTCAGGGTGTGTAGCAGTCCAAATAGCGGTGGCCTATAGCGGTTCCGCTATTAGCGGCGCTAAATACCGCTATAGCGGTGGCCTATAGCGGTTATAGCAGTaacggtgtttgattgtgttaatttttaaattaaatacttCAAAGTTACTATTAGTATTTGATTTGCAACAGGTTTTTGATAATGGAATGATATTACTATGaattttgatattactattaatatttttcaaagatatatttatatatatataaaaatacataaattatGCATGGTATAAAAATTACCGCTATATCACCGCTATACCACCGCTATAACCTATGTATCATATAGCTGACCTTGACCGCTATTCGATTTTGGACCGCTTTAACTGCATAGACTGTAGGTAGTTTTTTACGTATGATAATTTGAGGCGTTGTTTTCTTTTGAAACTAAAACCTTTGTTTTAAAAGGCTTGACACACACGAGGGTCTTTAGGAGACTAAACAATCAAAGGGATGAAGAAATAGGAAAGATTGATATTTGATATGTAGAATAGATAAGAGAGACACAGCTGTTGATTCTAAATAAAGCTTATTTGGCTGGACATAGGGCGACGCCTGCACCTAAGAGAGCCTCACACTTTTTTTAAACCAAGAACAAAATAAGCTTCAGCTTTTTAaagcttggttttaaaaagcgagagaCGCACAAAAGCGACGGGGCCTAAAACCGAGGCgcgaagcgcaaaagcggtgggcttttcgtacccAAGGCGCAAAGTGATTATATAACTTTGTATATATATCCTATAGGTTTTTAGCATCCTTTATTCATAATATAGCTATAAATAAGGTTTATATATGATTTACCTATAAGTACAAGCCAAAAAACCTATTGTACAGCAGTTTGATGCTTAAAAACAGTATAAAAACACCCTATGTacatgaggcgcgcgcctcaggcCTGAAAAACCTTCAAAATTTGCGCTTTTTGGGGGCTTTTGTAAAAAGCGCCTCGCGTGTCGGCGCGCCTCAGCcgcgctttttaaaacccagTTTTAAAGATTGTTTTGTTAGTTATGGAAACTTGGTTTAATCAAGTCAAAGCAATGTATGCTAAGAATAGCAAGTTGCTTATGGTTTTTGTAAAATTTGGATAATAATATATTGCTTAGATATCTTGTTCGTTTTGACATCAAGTATCAGGCAATCGCATACTAATGACTTTGATTGTTTTGGCTTATAATTTGCGGGGAGCTTaccaaggtttaaaagaacggaaacgagtttcgaggcgttttcccttcgcctcacgaggcgtaagctttgaggcgaaacgaggcgtaaggccgaggcggtattaataaataaatataaaaattatatatattatgaaaataataatactaactaattcatcatcagattcatcaaaatcatcaaaaacacacaaaaaagtcatgaaatgcttgaaattgacataaaaagtcaaaaacatcaaaaacaactatCAAAATCCCCTGAGGCGCAGCCTTCTTAGCGCCTCAGCCCCCCTCTAAGGCGTATTAACACTAAAAACcccatgaggcgcgcctcagactcGTTTTTTGGCCATTTCGCCTCGAGGCGCGCCCTGAGGCGCATGCCTGaagcgttttttaaaaccatggaaCTTACAACTTTTTGCATCATTCAAGGTTCAAGCCTTTTATGTTTATGGATGTTCCTGTTTAATTttaatgtatgtataatttgatgcaGACTTACCCAGACATGTTTTGCCAAGTGTGTTGAGAAAAGGTATTCCCTTAACAATGAATAGGGGCAGCAACtgtggtttagttttttttattcaCACATTAGTTTAGTACTAATCTCTTCTGCTTGGCGTTTCCACCATGGTATTTTAAACAACTTAACTGTTTCAGGTACAAAGAGTCTGAGTTAAACATGGGTGAAACCAGTTGCATCGATCGCTGTGTTTCAAAATATTGGCAGGTACAATTTTTGGTATTTAACATCTTAGCATGTACAAAGGTCTGCCTTATCGGTACCGGGCTTTAGAGTATGATTACAGTTACTGATGCAGGAGCATCCGGATACAAGCACAAacaattttaatattttattatttgaatTTTAGTCTTTTTATATAGTTCATAGTTACCTAAATCGCTAGGGTACCCACGATCCACGTATTGGATCGTGGTGTACCCAATCGCAATTCGCTATCGATCCGGAACGTCCTGGTACGGCGATCCAAATTGATTAGGTCCGGCGATCCGAGTTGCTCAGGTACGGCGTTCTAGGATGATAAGGTTCGGCGCTCTGGAATGATAAGGTTCGGGGTTCCATATGCAAGTTTCGGCGACGAATTCCGACGCCGGAGTTGTTTTCAGCAGGAAACCAGGAAgaaagggaagaagaagaagacagaACTAGGAAGAGGAAGAAGGGGAAGAAACGACGGCTGCTGgaggtttttagggtttttaaggTTTAAGTGTTTAACTAAGTTTAGTTATTTCAACATTTAACCCCTCTATTTTTACTAGTTTACATTTGAACCCTAAAACTAATAGTTTTTTACATAAAAGTATAAAAGTAGTTTGtgtatttaaacatttaaccccctctatcttcACTTTTTTACATTATGTTTGGTAATTTGAATTTTGGAATTTGGCAATTTCTGTTTTAATCTGTGTACACTGAACCGGACTCCATGGTACACTGTACCGGTTCGTACCGAAATGAACCTACCCCCCTCCGTACCGAAAACGTC comes from the Helianthus annuus cultivar XRQ/B chromosome 4, HanXRQr2.0-SUNRISE, whole genome shotgun sequence genome and includes:
- the LOC110927090 gene encoding mitochondrial import inner membrane translocase subunit TIM10 translates to MAANNNTPTALDKEQIFGMAEKEMEYRVELFNKLTQTCFAKCVEKRYKESELNMGETSCIDRCVSKYWQVTNLVGQLLGSGRPPM